In the Rhizobium sp. CB3090 genome, one interval contains:
- a CDS encoding sugar ABC transporter permease — protein sequence MGVQRSTVIFAWILLLPAVLYVVIIVAYPLVDTVILSFTDASLKKLTNWVGLENYAKIFNETFASVIVRTFIWTFFSVSIKMIIGTFGALMLNSAVPGRSLFRVLTMPPWIVPMAIGIFMWGWMYNGQFGMISGLLQRFGLVNGPVAFLAYGSTAFWATIVTDVWIGVPMVTLYMLAAMQSIPQDLYEAAWTDGAGRSYRFRRITLPLLVPSLVTMSMLSLISTFNSFDIIWILTRGGPNGETTTMIIDTYKTAIGSYKYGEGAARAVLICIFLSLFCLAYFRLTSRFATGDKR from the coding sequence ATGGGTGTTCAACGCAGCACAGTCATCTTCGCCTGGATCCTGCTTCTTCCGGCCGTTCTCTACGTCGTCATTATCGTCGCCTATCCGCTGGTCGACACCGTCATTCTGTCTTTCACGGACGCCTCGCTGAAGAAGCTGACGAACTGGGTCGGCCTCGAAAATTATGCGAAGATTTTCAACGAGACATTTGCCTCGGTGATCGTCCGCACCTTCATCTGGACGTTCTTTTCCGTGTCGATCAAGATGATCATCGGCACCTTCGGGGCGCTGATGCTGAATTCGGCGGTTCCCGGCCGCTCGCTTTTTCGCGTGCTGACCATGCCGCCCTGGATCGTGCCGATGGCGATCGGCATCTTCATGTGGGGCTGGATGTATAACGGCCAGTTCGGCATGATTTCCGGCCTGCTGCAGCGCTTTGGTCTCGTCAATGGCCCGGTGGCCTTCTTGGCCTATGGCAGCACCGCCTTCTGGGCGACGATCGTAACGGACGTCTGGATCGGCGTGCCGATGGTGACGCTCTACATGCTGGCCGCGATGCAGTCGATTCCGCAGGATTTGTATGAGGCCGCCTGGACGGATGGTGCCGGACGGTCCTACCGCTTTCGCCGCATCACGCTGCCGCTCCTGGTGCCTTCCCTGGTCACCATGTCGATGCTGTCGCTGATTTCGACGTTCAACTCCTTCGACATCATCTGGATCCTGACCCGCGGCGGTCCGAACGGGGAAACGACGACGATGATCATCGACACCTATAAGACGGCGATCGGGTCCTACAAATATGGCGAAGGTGCCGCCCGCGCGGTGTTGATCTGCATCTTCCTGTCGCTCTTCTGCCTTGCCTATTTCCGCCTCACCAGCCGCTTTGCCACGGGGGACAAGCGATGA
- a CDS encoding carbohydrate ABC transporter permease: MSHPSMINRYRWYELVGIYAGILVFLTFVLAPFIEGFLVSLKPLSQLFSSPYRFIPENGSFEAYRTMWTSVPGFGWYIFNSFLISGSITIIVLILVVPAAYAFARFEFKGSGLLLGAFLAVKMFSGAVLLIPLFRLMRSFGVLNTYFAMIVPGVAFIIPTGIWLLHTYMRRIPRELDEAAYVDGASQLYTLRRVILPIAMPGIVVVAISSFIEAYAQQFIYALTFNSKTEYMPLPVGLFAYFGRQEVVWNELMAASFVGIAPALVVIFFLQRYLVSGLTAGAVKQ; encoded by the coding sequence ATGAGCCATCCGTCGATGATCAATCGCTATCGGTGGTATGAGCTGGTCGGCATCTATGCCGGGATCCTGGTGTTCCTCACCTTCGTTCTGGCGCCCTTCATCGAGGGGTTCCTTGTCTCGCTTAAGCCTCTCAGTCAGCTTTTTTCCTCGCCCTACCGCTTCATTCCCGAAAATGGGTCGTTCGAAGCCTACCGGACGATGTGGACCAGCGTGCCGGGCTTTGGCTGGTATATCTTCAACTCGTTCCTGATTTCCGGCTCGATCACCATTATCGTTCTGATATTGGTGGTGCCCGCCGCCTATGCTTTCGCCCGTTTCGAGTTCAAGGGCTCCGGATTGCTGCTCGGCGCCTTTCTTGCCGTCAAGATGTTCTCCGGCGCGGTCCTGCTGATCCCGCTCTTCCGGCTCATGCGCTCCTTCGGCGTGCTTAATACCTATTTCGCCATGATCGTGCCGGGCGTGGCCTTCATCATCCCGACCGGAATCTGGCTGCTGCACACCTATATGAGGCGCATCCCGCGGGAGCTTGACGAGGCCGCCTATGTCGACGGCGCAAGCCAGCTCTATACGCTACGCCGCGTCATCCTGCCGATCGCGATGCCGGGTATCGTCGTGGTGGCGATTTCCTCCTTCATCGAAGCCTATGCGCAGCAGTTCATCTATGCGCTGACCTTCAATTCGAAGACCGAATACATGCCGCTGCCGGTTGGGTTGTTCGCTTATTTCGGCCGGCAAGAGGTTGTCTGGAACGAACTCATGGCTGCAAGCTTCGTCGGCATAGCGCCGGCGCTGGTCGTGATTTTCTTCCTGCAACGCTATCTCGTCAGCGGTCTGACCGCCGGCGCGGTGAAGCAATAA
- a CDS encoding ABC transporter substrate-binding protein, translating to MTIHFKTGLLAFALLGSTALGAVNAQAADKEISWIYCGDSIDPIHVKYIKQWEDKNPGWAVKPEVVGWEQCQDKATTLAAAGTPVAMAYVGSRTLKQFAENDLIVPIPMTDEEKKSYYPNIVDTVTSNGQQWGVPIAFSTKALYWNKDLFKKAGLDPEKPPTTWAEEIADAKAIKEKTGIPGYGLSAKTFDNTMHQFLHWVYTNNGKVIDGDKIVLDSPEVLAALQAYKDITPYSVEGPTAYEQNEVRAIFLDGKVGMIQAGSGAAYRLKETKINWGVAPLPLGPSAKGPGTLLITDSLAVFKGTGVEDKAIEFAKFITSPGPQGEYELQGGAGLTPLRPSPMVDEFEKKDPFWKPFIDGISYGGPEPLFKDYKGFQNVMIEMVQSVVTGKAEPADALKKAAGDLEQYK from the coding sequence GTGACAATCCATTTCAAAACAGGACTGTTAGCCTTTGCTTTGCTCGGCTCCACCGCGCTTGGCGCCGTGAATGCCCAAGCCGCCGACAAGGAAATTAGCTGGATCTATTGCGGCGACAGCATCGATCCGATCCATGTGAAATACATCAAGCAATGGGAAGACAAGAATCCGGGCTGGGCGGTCAAGCCGGAAGTCGTCGGCTGGGAACAGTGCCAGGACAAGGCGACGACGCTCGCTGCCGCCGGCACGCCGGTCGCCATGGCCTATGTCGGTTCGCGCACGCTCAAGCAGTTCGCCGAGAACGATCTCATCGTCCCCATCCCGATGACGGATGAGGAGAAGAAGAGCTACTATCCGAATATCGTCGATACCGTCACCTCCAACGGCCAGCAATGGGGTGTGCCGATCGCCTTCTCGACCAAGGCGCTCTATTGGAACAAGGACCTCTTCAAGAAGGCGGGTCTCGATCCGGAAAAGCCGCCGACAACCTGGGCCGAGGAAATCGCCGATGCCAAGGCCATCAAGGAAAAGACCGGTATTCCCGGCTATGGCTTGTCGGCCAAGACGTTCGACAACACCATGCACCAGTTCCTGCACTGGGTTTACACGAACAACGGCAAGGTGATCGACGGCGACAAGATCGTCCTCGATAGCCCGGAAGTGCTGGCCGCCCTTCAAGCCTATAAAGACATCACGCCTTATTCGGTCGAGGGACCGACTGCTTACGAACAGAACGAAGTGCGCGCCATCTTCCTGGATGGCAAGGTCGGCATGATCCAGGCGGGCTCGGGCGCTGCCTATCGCCTGAAGGAAACGAAGATCAACTGGGGCGTCGCGCCGCTGCCGCTCGGCCCTTCGGCCAAGGGTCCGGGCACGCTGCTCATCACCGATAGTCTTGCAGTTTTCAAGGGCACCGGCGTCGAGGACAAAGCCATCGAATTTGCCAAGTTCATCACCTCTCCGGGTCCCCAGGGTGAATACGAACTGCAGGGCGGCGCCGGTCTCACGCCTCTTCGTCCGTCTCCGATGGTCGACGAGTTCGAGAAGAAGGACCCCTTCTGGAAGCCGTTCATCGACGGCATCAGCTACGGTGGTCCCGAGCCGTTGTTCAAGGACTACAAGGGCTTCCAGAACGTCATGATCGAAATGGTCCAGTCGGTGGTGACGGGCAAGGCCGAGCCGGCGGACGCCCTGAAGAAGGCGGCTGGCGATCTTGAGCAGTATAAATAA
- the ugpC gene encoding sn-glycerol-3-phosphate ABC transporter ATP-binding protein UgpC — protein MGKLHLNQVKKFYGHFEVIKGVELDVTDGEFVVFVGPSGCGKSTLLRMIAGLDGVTSGDIIIDGVRVNDLPPVKRGIAMVFQSYALYPHMTVFENIAFPLRVEKMAEDKLKARVEHAARILHLDQRLQQKPGMLSGGQRQRVAIGRAIVREPKIFLFDEPLSNLDAALRADMRIELAKLHRQLQATMIYVTHDQVEAMTMADRIVVLNAGEIAQTGEPLELYHKPANKFVASFIGNPKMNFLPVTCKGVTEAGVEVEYKRQTALLPVTPRDGVVGKELTLGVRPEHVQLGGGDLSLTVMPTVIERLGAQTVAYAAQERYSGENFCATLPGSIAIRTDMPLVTGIRLADCHLFDENGIAFERKVELTDIDMELLGTPSS, from the coding sequence TTGGGAAAGCTGCATCTTAATCAGGTCAAGAAATTCTACGGCCACTTTGAAGTCATCAAAGGTGTCGAGCTTGATGTGACGGACGGCGAGTTCGTCGTTTTCGTCGGTCCCTCCGGTTGCGGCAAGTCGACCCTGCTTCGGATGATCGCCGGCCTGGACGGCGTCACCAGCGGCGACATCATCATCGATGGCGTGCGCGTCAACGACCTGCCGCCGGTCAAGCGCGGCATTGCCATGGTGTTCCAGTCCTACGCCCTTTATCCGCATATGACGGTGTTCGAGAACATCGCCTTTCCCCTGCGCGTCGAGAAGATGGCGGAAGACAAGCTCAAGGCCAGGGTGGAGCACGCCGCCCGCATATTGCATCTCGATCAGCGCCTGCAGCAAAAGCCGGGCATGCTGTCGGGCGGCCAGCGCCAGCGCGTCGCCATTGGCCGGGCGATCGTCCGCGAGCCGAAGATCTTTTTGTTCGACGAGCCGCTGTCGAACCTCGACGCCGCCCTGCGTGCCGACATGCGCATCGAGCTTGCCAAGCTGCACCGTCAATTGCAGGCAACGATGATCTATGTGACCCACGATCAGGTCGAAGCCATGACCATGGCCGACCGGATCGTTGTCCTCAACGCCGGCGAGATCGCGCAGACCGGCGAGCCGCTGGAACTCTATCATAAGCCGGCAAATAAATTCGTCGCCAGCTTCATCGGCAATCCCAAAATGAATTTCCTCCCCGTGACCTGCAAGGGCGTCACCGAGGCGGGCGTCGAGGTGGAGTACAAGAGGCAAACGGCGCTGCTGCCGGTGACGCCGCGCGACGGTGTGGTCGGTAAGGAGCTGACGCTCGGCGTCCGGCCGGAGCATGTGCAGCTCGGTGGCGGCGATTTATCCCTGACGGTCATGCCGACCGTAATCGAGCGGCTGGGTGCGCAGACGGTCGCCTATGCGGCGCAGGAACGCTACAGCGGCGAAAACTTTTGCGCCACGCTGCCGGGGAGCATCGCCATCCGTACGGATATGCCGCTGGTCACCGGCATCCGCCTAGCCGATTGCCATCTATTCGATGAGAACGGCATAGCTTTCGAGCGCAAGGTCGAGTTGACGGATATCGACATGGAGCTGCTGGGCACGCCGTCTTCGTGA
- a CDS encoding D-TA family PLP-dependent enzyme codes for MAHHIASEISPRPGDRIDDLSTPRPIIDEDRMAANIARVQSYMDAHGLNFRPHIKTHKIPALASAQVKAGAKGVNCQKITEAEVFADAGFEDILVTFNIIGPEKLVRLSTLNDRIAGLKVVADSMVMVDGLSAHFATWKPLAVLVECDTGGGRCGVQSPEEAAVLARHIAGKPGLIFGGLMTYPKPNSAAAIQAFLAETISLLKRDGIECPIVSSGGTPSLYEAHLVTAATEHRAGTYIYNDRSMVRAGHCDEEDCAMHILATIVSRPTPNRAVIDAGSKALTSDLLGFSDYGAVVGYPQAVITNLSEEHGVIDLSKCSGSRPVIGEKIRIIPNHTCVVSNLYDRMVFHRGGIVTRVEDVAARGLVW; via the coding sequence ATGGCGCATCACATCGCCTCCGAGATCAGCCCCAGGCCAGGCGATCGCATTGACGATCTCTCGACGCCGCGGCCGATCATCGACGAGGATCGCATGGCGGCGAATATCGCTCGCGTGCAGTCCTATATGGACGCGCATGGGCTGAACTTTCGGCCGCATATCAAGACCCATAAGATTCCTGCGCTTGCGAGCGCCCAGGTGAAGGCGGGCGCAAAGGGGGTTAACTGCCAGAAGATCACCGAGGCCGAAGTGTTCGCCGACGCCGGCTTCGAGGATATCCTTGTCACCTTCAACATCATCGGGCCTGAAAAGCTCGTCCGCCTCTCCACGCTGAACGATCGTATCGCCGGGCTGAAAGTCGTCGCCGACAGCATGGTTATGGTCGACGGACTGTCCGCGCATTTCGCGACGTGGAAGCCACTAGCGGTACTTGTGGAATGCGATACCGGCGGCGGACGCTGCGGCGTGCAGTCGCCTGAAGAGGCTGCGGTTCTGGCCAGACACATCGCCGGCAAGCCCGGCCTAATCTTTGGCGGCCTAATGACCTATCCGAAGCCGAACAGTGCTGCGGCCATACAGGCCTTTCTGGCCGAGACGATCTCGCTCCTGAAGCGCGACGGCATCGAATGCCCCATCGTCAGCAGCGGCGGCACGCCAAGCCTCTATGAGGCGCATCTGGTGACGGCGGCCACGGAGCACCGTGCCGGCACCTACATCTACAATGATCGCTCGATGGTGCGCGCAGGTCATTGCGACGAGGAGGATTGCGCCATGCATATCCTCGCCACCATCGTCTCGCGCCCGACGCCGAACCGCGCTGTCATCGACGCCGGTTCCAAGGCGCTGACCTCCGATCTCCTGGGCTTTTCGGACTACGGCGCCGTGGTCGGCTACCCGCAAGCGGTCATCACGAATCTCTCGGAAGAGCATGGGGTGATCGATCTTTCGAAATGCAGCGGGTCTCGCCCGGTGATTGGCGAGAAGATCCGCATCATCCCCAACCATACCTGCGTCGTCTCCAACCTGTACGACCGCATGGTGTTTCACCGCGGCGGCATCGTGACCCGCGTCGAGGATGTCGCGGCACGCGGGTTGGTCTGGTAG
- a CDS encoding M81 family metallopeptidase, translated as MRIFTAVLATETNTFSPICVDRRAFEASLYAPPGEHPETPTLCSAPITVGRQVAAEKGWELIEGTAAWADPAGLVNRTAYEGLRDEILDQLRAAMPVDAVVLGLHGAMVAAGYEDPEGDFLTRVREIVGPDILVCAELDPHSHLTKKRLAATNFFVYFKEFPHTDFVDRAEDLWRIAVDTLEGRVKPVMSVFDCRMIDVYPTSREPMRSFVDKIITIEKDDADILSISVIHGFMAGDVPEMGTKLLVVSNDKPAKGEALARDLGLELFSKRGTLMMPQIDEKQAVAEAMAAHSGPVVIADVWDNPGGGTAGDATVILEELLARGARDTAIGTIWDPMAVQICMAAGEGAEIPLRFGAKSAPGTGNPIDGIVKVVRLVANAEMRFGESLAPFGDAAHIELNGIDIILNSTRAQSFDPSLFSVMGIDPARKKILVIKSTNHFYASFSKIASEILYCSAGTPYPNNPARTPYRRAPRDIWPMVADPHAAKEGAA; from the coding sequence TTGCGCATTTTCACCGCGGTGCTCGCGACCGAGACGAACACATTCTCCCCGATCTGCGTCGATCGGCGCGCCTTCGAGGCTTCCCTCTATGCGCCGCCAGGCGAACATCCGGAGACGCCGACGCTCTGTTCGGCGCCGATCACGGTCGGCCGGCAAGTGGCTGCGGAAAAAGGCTGGGAGCTGATCGAGGGCACGGCCGCCTGGGCCGACCCGGCCGGCTTGGTGAACCGGACGGCTTATGAAGGACTGCGTGACGAAATTCTCGACCAGCTTCGCGCCGCCATGCCGGTCGACGCCGTCGTGCTCGGCTTGCACGGCGCGATGGTTGCCGCCGGCTACGAGGACCCAGAAGGCGATTTTCTCACTCGGGTCCGTGAGATCGTTGGGCCGGACATTCTTGTCTGCGCCGAACTCGATCCGCACAGCCATTTGACGAAAAAGCGGCTCGCAGCGACAAATTTCTTCGTCTACTTCAAAGAGTTCCCGCATACGGATTTCGTCGATCGCGCCGAAGACCTCTGGCGCATCGCCGTCGATACGTTGGAGGGCCGCGTCAAACCGGTCATGTCGGTCTTCGATTGCCGGATGATCGACGTCTACCCGACCTCGCGCGAGCCTATGCGCTCCTTCGTCGACAAGATCATAACGATCGAGAAAGATGATGCCGATATCCTGTCCATTTCGGTGATCCACGGCTTCATGGCCGGCGACGTGCCGGAAATGGGCACGAAGCTGCTTGTCGTCAGCAATGATAAGCCGGCTAAGGGGGAGGCCCTCGCTCGCGACCTGGGCTTGGAGCTCTTTTCCAAGCGCGGCACCTTAATGATGCCGCAGATCGATGAAAAGCAGGCGGTGGCCGAAGCCATGGCCGCACATTCAGGTCCGGTCGTCATTGCCGATGTCTGGGACAATCCCGGCGGCGGCACGGCGGGCGATGCGACTGTCATCCTGGAAGAATTGCTGGCCCGGGGCGCCCGCGACACGGCAATCGGCACGATCTGGGATCCGATGGCAGTGCAAATCTGTATGGCGGCCGGCGAAGGCGCGGAAATTCCGCTGCGCTTCGGCGCGAAATCGGCGCCTGGCACCGGCAATCCGATCGACGGCATCGTCAAGGTCGTGCGGCTCGTTGCCAATGCCGAAATGCGTTTCGGCGAAAGCCTGGCGCCCTTCGGCGATGCGGCGCATATCGAGCTTAACGGTATCGACATCATTCTCAATTCGACGCGCGCCCAAAGCTTCGATCCCAGCCTTTTCTCGGTGATGGGCATTGATCCCGCGCGCAAGAAAATCCTGGTGATCAAGTCGACCAACCACTTCTACGCCTCCTTCTCCAAGATCGCGTCGGAAATCCTTTACTGCTCGGCCGGAACGCCCTATCCGAACAATCCGGCGCGCACGCCCTATCGCCGCGCGCCCAGGGATATCTGGCCGATGGTTGCCGACCCGCATGCGGCAAAAGAAGGAGCTGCCTGA
- a CDS encoding RidA family protein, producing the protein MTIKRYGAVQTGAGGKPLPFARAVEANGWLHVSGQVAMEDGEIIDGGIVAQTHKAIGNLIDILHEAGYGVEHVVRVGVWLDDSRDFWSFNKIYQDYFGAHPPARACVQSSMMVDCKVEIDCIAYKTPEA; encoded by the coding sequence ATGACTATCAAGCGTTATGGCGCTGTCCAGACGGGCGCGGGCGGCAAGCCGCTGCCCTTTGCGCGTGCTGTCGAAGCCAATGGCTGGCTCCATGTTTCCGGCCAGGTCGCCATGGAAGACGGCGAGATCATCGACGGCGGTATTGTCGCGCAGACGCATAAGGCGATCGGCAATCTCATCGATATTCTCCATGAGGCCGGCTACGGCGTCGAGCATGTCGTCCGCGTCGGCGTCTGGCTTGATGATTCCCGCGATTTCTGGAGCTTCAACAAGATCTATCAGGACTACTTCGGCGCGCATCCGCCGGCACGCGCCTGCGTGCAGTCGTCGATGATGGTGGATTGCAAGGTGGAGATCGATTGCATCGCGTATAAGACGCCTGAGGCTTAG
- a CDS encoding MurR/RpiR family transcriptional regulator, with protein MDIFTTMQEERGRLSQSENRIVDIVLNDFEFAVNASIIELAGKADVSPPTVTRFCRRLGCESFSDFKVQLARTAYVGMRYIKPEPKSIEPADVAQDIITKAQNALFLLHKGLDIPAIEQASNKLAGAEMIYAFGSGGNSSMIASELQNRLFRLGLRVTASSDHSMQLMMAAAAKPADVLIGSSLSGRNAELVRAFMLAREAKVPTIALTQSHSPVALAADITVPVDLPEGNNIYRPTSTRIAYLAVVDILASLVAYRIRPQATVTLRRIKQQLVTHRDGDDRQLLGD; from the coding sequence GTGGATATTTTCACGACCATGCAGGAGGAGAGGGGGCGGCTGTCGCAGTCGGAGAACCGCATTGTCGACATTGTCCTCAACGACTTCGAATTCGCGGTCAATGCCTCGATCATCGAGCTTGCCGGCAAGGCCGATGTTTCGCCGCCGACCGTGACCCGCTTCTGCCGCCGTCTCGGCTGCGAGAGCTTCTCCGATTTCAAGGTGCAGCTTGCCCGCACCGCCTATGTCGGCATGCGCTATATCAAGCCGGAGCCGAAGAGCATCGAGCCGGCGGATGTTGCCCAGGACATCATCACCAAGGCGCAGAATGCGCTCTTTCTGCTGCATAAAGGCCTGGATATACCAGCGATCGAGCAGGCGTCGAACAAGCTTGCCGGCGCGGAGATGATCTACGCCTTCGGCTCCGGCGGCAATTCCTCGATGATCGCCAGCGAGCTGCAGAACAGGCTTTTCCGCCTCGGCCTGCGCGTCACCGCCAGTTCCGATCACAGCATGCAGTTGATGATGGCCGCTGCCGCCAAGCCGGCGGATGTGCTGATCGGCTCGTCGCTGTCAGGCCGCAATGCCGAGCTGGTGCGGGCCTTCATGCTGGCCCGCGAGGCCAAGGTGCCGACCATCGCGTTGACACAGAGCCACAGTCCGGTGGCGCTTGCCGCCGACATCACCGTGCCGGTCGATTTGCCTGAGGGCAACAATATCTATCGCCCGACATCGACGCGCATCGCCTATCTCGCGGTGGTGGATATCCTTGCAAGCCTCGTCGCCTACCGCATCCGGCCGCAAGCGACGGTGACGCTGCGCCGCATCAAGCAGCAGCTCGTGACCCATCGCGACGGGGACGACCGCCAGCTTCTTGGGGACTAA
- a CDS encoding SDR family oxidoreductase, with protein sequence MTRSVAIVTGAAGDIGRAIARRLADDHDTVLLVDIDAAAVRKAAEELGPAERFAALKTDVTSEVDTAEMARVAAGLGVVKTLVNNAGAARAVSLHDTTPAIWRADNALNLEAAFLCFRAVEDMLKTSNGSLINIASVNGMAVFGHPAYSAAKAGLLHFTRLVAVEYGKFGIRANAVAPGTVRTQAWEARANANPNVFEEARRWYPLQRVVDPADVANAVAFLAGPLAAAITGVCLPVDCGLTAGQAELAHTFSQSDHY encoded by the coding sequence ATGACTCGATCCGTCGCCATCGTCACCGGAGCTGCCGGCGATATCGGCCGCGCCATAGCCCGGAGGCTCGCGGATGATCACGATACGGTGCTGCTCGTCGATATCGACGCCGCGGCCGTCCGAAAGGCTGCGGAAGAACTGGGGCCGGCGGAACGCTTCGCCGCCCTGAAAACCGACGTTACCAGTGAGGTCGATACCGCTGAGATGGCAAGGGTCGCGGCGGGATTGGGCGTGGTCAAGACCTTGGTCAACAATGCGGGTGCGGCCCGCGCCGTCAGCCTGCACGACACGACACCGGCTATTTGGCGCGCCGACAATGCCCTCAATCTCGAAGCCGCTTTCCTGTGTTTCCGCGCCGTCGAGGATATGCTGAAGACATCGAACGGATCGTTGATCAACATTGCCTCGGTCAACGGCATGGCCGTCTTCGGCCACCCCGCCTATAGCGCCGCCAAGGCCGGGCTCTTGCATTTCACCCGGCTTGTCGCAGTCGAATACGGCAAGTTCGGCATCCGCGCCAATGCGGTCGCGCCGGGCACGGTGCGCACGCAGGCCTGGGAGGCGCGCGCGAACGCCAACCCCAACGTCTTCGAAGAAGCCCGTCGCTGGTATCCGCTGCAGCGCGTCGTCGATCCCGCCGATGTCGCCAATGCCGTCGCCTTTCTTGCCGGCCCGCTGGCCGCCGCCATCACCGGCGTCTGCCTGCCGGTCGATTGCGGCCTGACAGCGGGACAGGCCGAGCTCGCCCACACATTTTCACAGTCCGATCATTATTGA
- a CDS encoding beta-N-acetylhexosaminidase, with the protein MQPASYHLENTWSPEGGPNGRLTFTLVNLSDAPLTDFRLVYTSLTRVIDPKACDNAVFLRRNANFHEFAPPAGLSLATGESWSFSVSGLNRTAKHCTDGAKSAYLTLSDGSHVPVSVTDLLLEGRLSAPPPVLLPEGKLDLPFAIQPWPAAIDAKPGEGFPVALYPVKGTDAESLKAVATALALFQRLFSANHAPFSLITAPQGRRLRFVERPALAKEAYELTFSADEITLAYAADAGRLYGLTTLAQLLDGARREPGKFRFPIAGTISDQPRYGWRGCHLDVSRQFHPKENVKRLIDILAWLKLNIFHWHLTDDEAWRLEIKAYPQLTSTGVLRGPDEPLLPQLGNGAYPVDGFYSHDDVREIVAHALALGVEVVPEIDIPGHSTAALVALPDLADGQEAPESYHSVQGYPNNALNPAVEPTYDFLGKVFDEMVELFPSEYIHIGGDEVADGSWLASPLARKLMEREGISGTFALQSYFLKRVKTMLTARGRKLAGWNEVAHGGGVGTEGTLLMAWEKPEVGIELAREGYDVVMTPGQAYYLDMVQAEAWQEPGASWAGTVPPAHTYAYEAEGEFPEELKDRMKGVQACIWLENFLSRAYFNRLVFPRLPAIAEAAWTPKAGKNWERFAAIVRLSPAL; encoded by the coding sequence ATGCAGCCGGCTTCCTATCATCTCGAAAACACCTGGTCTCCCGAGGGCGGACCGAATGGCCGCCTGACGTTTACGCTGGTCAATCTGTCGGATGCGCCGCTGACCGATTTCCGGCTGGTCTATACCTCCTTGACGCGCGTCATCGATCCCAAGGCCTGCGACAACGCCGTCTTCCTGCGCCGCAACGCCAATTTTCATGAATTTGCCCCGCCTGCCGGTCTCTCCCTTGCCACGGGCGAAAGCTGGAGCTTCAGCGTCAGCGGTCTGAACCGCACGGCAAAACATTGTACCGATGGCGCCAAGTCCGCCTATCTGACGCTGTCGGACGGCAGCCACGTTCCGGTATCCGTTACTGACCTGTTGCTAGAAGGTCGCCTCAGCGCGCCGCCGCCGGTGCTGCTGCCGGAAGGCAAGCTCGATCTGCCCTTCGCCATCCAGCCCTGGCCGGCGGCAATCGATGCCAAGCCGGGCGAGGGCTTTCCCGTCGCGCTCTATCCCGTCAAGGGAACCGATGCCGAAAGCCTGAAGGCCGTTGCGACGGCGCTGGCGCTCTTCCAGCGCCTCTTTTCGGCCAATCATGCGCCGTTCAGCCTCATTACCGCGCCGCAGGGGAGACGCCTGCGCTTCGTCGAGCGGCCGGCTCTCGCCAAGGAAGCCTATGAGCTGACTTTCTCGGCCGACGAGATCACGCTTGCCTATGCCGCCGACGCCGGCCGCCTTTATGGCTTGACGACCTTGGCGCAGCTTCTGGACGGCGCGCGGCGCGAGCCCGGCAAATTCCGCTTTCCGATCGCCGGCACGATCTCCGACCAGCCGCGCTACGGCTGGCGCGGTTGCCATCTCGATGTCTCCCGGCAATTCCATCCCAAGGAGAACGTGAAGCGGCTGATCGATATCCTCGCCTGGCTGAAGCTCAACATCTTCCATTGGCATTTGACCGACGACGAGGCTTGGCGGCTGGAGATCAAGGCCTATCCGCAACTCACCTCGACCGGCGTGCTGCGCGGCCCGGACGAGCCATTGCTGCCGCAGCTCGGCAATGGCGCCTATCCGGTCGACGGCTTCTATTCGCATGATGATGTCAGGGAGATCGTCGCCCATGCCCTGGCGCTCGGCGTCGAGGTCGTGCCCGAAATCGATATTCCCGGCCACAGCACCGCCGCCCTCGTCGCCCTGCCGGATCTGGCGGACGGCCAGGAGGCGCCGGAGAGCTATCATTCCGTCCAGGGCTATCCCAACAATGCCCTCAACCCGGCGGTCGAGCCGACCTATGATTTCCTCGGGAAAGTGTTCGACGAAATGGTCGAGCTGTTCCCGTCCGAATATATCCATATCGGCGGCGACGAAGTGGCCGATGGCTCCTGGCTTGCCTCGCCGCTCGCCCGCAAGCTGATGGAGCGCGAAGGCATATCCGGCACCTTCGCGCTGCAATCCTACTTCCTGAAGCGGGTGAAGACGATGCTGACGGCGCGCGGCCGCAAGCTTGCCGGCTGGAACGAAGTCGCCCATGGCGGCGGCGTCGGCACGGAGGGCACGTTGCTGATGGCCTGGGAGAAGCCGGAGGTCGGCATCGAGCTTGCGCGCGAAGGCTACGATGTGGTGATGACGCCCGGACAGGCCTATTACCTCGATATGGTGCAGGCGGAAGCCTGGCAGGAGCCGGGTGCGAGCTGGGCCGGCACGGTACCGCCGGCGCATACTTACGCCTATGAGGCGGAAGGGGAATTCCCTGAGGAACTAAAGGATCGGATGAAGGGCGTGCAGGCCTGCATCTGGCTCGAAAATTTCCTCTCCCGCGCCTATTTCAACCGCCTCGTCTTCCCCAGACTGCCGGCCATCGCCGAAGCTGCCTGGACGCCGAAGGCAGGCAAGAATTGGGAACGGTTCGCCGCGATCGTGCGGCTCAGTCCGGCTCTATAG